One region of Oryza glaberrima chromosome 7, OglaRS2, whole genome shotgun sequence genomic DNA includes:
- the LOC127778674 gene encoding GTPase activating protein 1-like gives MAAAAAAHKEEVIGKLNVRVVRGSNLIIADPLTHTSDPYAVLSYGPQKVKTSVQKKNSNPVWNEVLQLAVTNPTKPVKLEVFDEDKFTADDSMGVAEFNVTDIYDAAKLDLKHVSDGARIKTIYPVGVNYLGAESHVSWKNGKVVQDITLKLSKVDSGLIVLQLEWVHVPGVTL, from the exons atggcggcggcggcggcggcgcacaagGAGGAGGTGATCGGGAAGCTCAACGTCCGCGTGGTGCGGGGCTCCAACCTCATCATCGCCGACCCGCTCACCCACACCAGCGACCCCTACGCCGTCCTCTCCTACGGCCCACAG AAAGTGAAGACCAGTGTCCAGAAGAAGAATTCCAATCCTGTCTGGAATGAAGTACTGCAGCTCGCAGTCACAAATCCTACCAAGCCGGTAAAACTT GAAGTTTTCGATGAGGATAAATTCACAGCAGATGACAGCATGGGCGTAGCTGAGTTCAACGTGACTGACATCTACGATGCTGCTAAGCTGGATCTAAAGCATGTCTCTGACGGGGCCAGGATCAAGACGATCTACCCAGTTGGTGTGAACTATCTTGGCGCCGAGAGCCACGTTTCATGGAAAAATGGCAAGGTCGTTCAAGACATCACTCTGAAGCTGAGCAAGGTTGACAGTGGCCTGATCGTGCTGCAGCTGGAGTGGGTTCACGTCCCAGGTGTTACCCTCTGA
- the LOC127780244 gene encoding bisdemethoxycurcumin synthase-like — translation MAPAHHQAAAATTVTTQDIRRAQRADGPATVLAIATANPETRRSQDEYADFYFRVTKSEHLPQLKEKLERICKKSGIENRYTYVNDEVMKAHPEFSDRKLPSLDARVEIASNAVPELAAAAASMAIAEWGRPATDITHLIFSTYSDLKAPSSDRRLASLLGLRHTVCRTILSLHGCYGGCRALQLAKELAENNRGARGCTDTDTLVAHALFGDGSGAVIVGADPVDAVERPLFEMAFASQTTVPDSEGAITVQHKKGGMEYHIARGLPEMLAGNIKRCLADAFGAIGVAARWKDLFWAVHPGGRRILDLIEEALGLDNGAMAASRQVLREYGNMSGSTVIFVLNELRRRFAADGAEGADWGALMAFGPGITAETILLRVASGLKGN, via the exons ATGGCACCTGCTCATCATCAGGCAGCGGCGGCCACCACCGTCACCACCCAAGATATCCGGCGAGCACAGCGCGCCGATGGCCCGGCCACCGTGCTCGCCATCGCCACGGCTAACCCGGAGACTCGCAGATCGCAGGATGAATATGCCGACTTCTACTTCCGCGTCACCAAGAGCGAGCATCTCCCTCAGCTCAAGGAGAAGCTCGAGAGGATCT GTAAGAAATCCGGCATCGAAAATCGGTACACGTACGTGAACGACGAGGTCATGAAGGCCCATCCAGAGTTCTCCGATCGCAAGCTTCCATCGCTCGATGCGAGGGTAGAGATCGCTTCCAACGCCGtgccggagctcgccgcggccgccgcgtcgatGGCCATCGCAGAATGGGGGCGCCCGGCCACCGACATCACCCACCTCATTTTCAGCACATACTCTGACTTGAAGGCCCCGAGCAGCGACCGCCGGCTGGCGTCGCTCCTCGGGCTCCGCCATACCGTCTGCCGCACCATCCTTAGCCTCCACGGCTGCTACGGCGGCTGCAGGGCACTCCAGCTCGCCAAGGAACTCGCCGAGAACAACCGCGGTGCGCGC GGCTGCACAGACACAGACACCTTGGTTGCCCATGCGCTGTTCGGCGACGGCTCGGGCGCCGTCATCGTCGGCGCCGACCCGGTCGACGCCGTGGAGCGCCCGCTGTTCGAGATGGCATTCGCGTCGCAGACCACCGTCCCGGACAGCGAGGGCGCCATCACAGTCCAGCACAAGAAGGGCGGTATGGAGTACCACATCGCCAGAGGCTTGCCGGAGATGCTCGCCGGCAACATCAAGCGGTGCCTGGCCGACGCGTTCGGCGCCATCGGCGTCGCCGCCAGGTGGAAGGACCTCTTCTGGGCCGTCCACCCTGGCGGCCGCAGGATCCTGGACCTCATCGAGGAGGCGCTCGGGCTGGACAAcggcgccatggcggcgagccGGCAGGTGCTGCGCGAGTACGGCAACATGAGCGGCAGCACGGTGATCTTCGTGCTCAACGAGCTGCGCCGCCggttcgccgccgacggcgccgaggGCGCCGACTGGGGCGCGTTGATGGCGTTCGGGCCGGGGATCACCGCCGAGACGATCTTGCTCCGCGTCGCAAGTGGCCTCAAGGGAAATTAA